A single genomic interval of Streptomyces graminofaciens harbors:
- a CDS encoding hydroxymethylglutaryl-CoA lyase, which yields MTPPTALPMVVPAPGLPARVRVHEVGARDGLQNEKGTVPTEVKAEFVHRLAEAGLTTIEATSFVHPKWVPQLADAEQLFPLVSGLLVALPVLVPNERGLDRALALGARRVAVFASATESFAKANLNRTVDEALAMFESVVARAKTQGVHVRGYLSMCFGDPWEGAVPVPQVVRVCKALLDMGCDELSLGDTIGVATPGHVRRLLTALVEQGTPVETLGVHFHDTYGQALANTYAALEHGVTTVDASAGGLGGCPYAKSATGNLATEDLVWMLRGLGIDTGIDLDRLTATSVWMADRLGRPSPSRTVRALSHKEQ from the coding sequence ATGACACCACCCACGGCACTGCCCATGGTCGTACCGGCCCCGGGTCTGCCCGCCCGCGTCCGCGTCCACGAGGTCGGCGCACGCGACGGCCTGCAGAACGAGAAGGGCACGGTCCCCACGGAGGTCAAGGCGGAGTTCGTCCACCGTCTCGCCGAGGCGGGCCTGACGACGATCGAGGCCACCAGCTTCGTCCACCCGAAGTGGGTGCCCCAACTGGCCGACGCGGAGCAGCTGTTCCCGCTCGTCAGCGGCCTCCTGGTGGCGCTCCCGGTGCTCGTGCCGAACGAACGCGGACTGGACCGCGCGCTCGCCCTCGGCGCCCGGCGCGTCGCCGTGTTCGCCAGCGCCACCGAGTCCTTCGCCAAGGCCAACCTCAACCGCACGGTCGACGAGGCACTGGCGATGTTCGAGTCGGTGGTGGCGAGGGCGAAAACACAGGGCGTCCATGTCCGCGGCTATCTGTCGATGTGCTTCGGCGACCCCTGGGAGGGCGCCGTCCCGGTCCCCCAGGTGGTGAGGGTCTGCAAGGCGCTGCTGGACATGGGCTGCGACGAGCTGAGCCTGGGCGACACGATCGGGGTGGCCACGCCGGGGCACGTACGGCGGCTGCTGACCGCCCTCGTCGAACAGGGCACTCCCGTGGAAACCCTTGGCGTCCACTTCCACGACACCTACGGCCAGGCACTGGCCAACACCTATGCCGCCCTGGAGCACGGCGTCACCACCGTCGACGCCTCCGCCGGCGGCCTCGGCGGCTGCCCCTACGCCAAGAGCGCCACCGGCAATCTCGCCACCGAGGACCTCGTGTGGATGCTGCGCGGCCTCGGCATCGACACCGGTATCGACCTCGACCGTCTCACCGCCACCAGCGTGTGGATGGCCGACCGATTGGGCCGACCCAGCCCGTCCCGCACCGTACGAGCCCTCTCCCACAAGGAGCAGTAA
- a CDS encoding acetyl/propionyl/methylcrotonyl-CoA carboxylase subunit alpha, with amino-acid sequence MFDTVLVANRGEIAVRVIRTLRALGVRSVAVFSDADADARHVREADTAVRIGPAPATESYLSVERILDAASRTGAQAVHPGYGFLAENAAFARACEEAGVVFIGPPASAISLMGDKIRAKETVQAAGVPVVPGGRDPELADAARALGAPVLLKPSAGGGGKGMRLVRDLGALEEEIAAARREARASFGDDTLLVERWIDRPRHIEIQVLADGHGNVIHLGERECSLQRRHQKVVEEAPSVLLDEKTRAAMGEAAVQAARSCGYRGAGTVEFIVPGGDPSSYYFMEMNTRLQVEHPVTELVTGLDLVEWQLRVAAGEPLSFGQEDVRLTGHAVEARICAEDPSRGFLPSGGTVLKLREPQGDGVRTDSGLSEGTEVGSLYDPMLSKVIAYGPDRATALRRLRAALAETVTLGVQTNAGFLRRLLAHPAVVAGELDTGLVEREVEGLLAGDVPEEVYEAAAAVRLSGLTPVADGSWTDPFSVPSGWRLGGTPKPVAFHLRVQDPVEHAPRGTHTVTDDHVSVTLDGVRHTFHRAADWLGRDGDAWHVRDHDPVAASLTGAGAGGADSLTAPMPGTVTVVKVAVGDEVTAGQSLLVVEAMKMEHVISAPHAGTVTELDVTPGTTVAMDQVLAVIAPHEEAAE; translated from the coding sequence ATGTTCGACACAGTGCTTGTCGCCAACCGCGGCGAGATCGCGGTCCGCGTCATCCGCACCCTGCGCGCGCTGGGCGTCCGCTCGGTGGCCGTCTTCTCCGACGCGGACGCGGACGCGCGGCACGTCCGGGAGGCCGACACGGCCGTACGGATCGGCCCGGCGCCGGCCACCGAGAGCTATCTGTCCGTGGAGCGCATCCTCGACGCCGCCTCCCGCACCGGCGCCCAGGCCGTCCACCCCGGGTACGGCTTCCTCGCCGAGAACGCGGCTTTCGCACGGGCGTGCGAGGAGGCGGGGGTCGTCTTCATCGGCCCTCCCGCTTCGGCGATCTCCCTCATGGGCGACAAGATCCGCGCCAAGGAGACGGTGCAGGCGGCCGGGGTGCCGGTCGTCCCCGGCGGCCGTGACCCCGAACTGGCCGACGCGGCCCGTGCGTTGGGCGCGCCCGTGCTGCTGAAGCCCAGCGCGGGCGGCGGCGGCAAGGGCATGCGCCTGGTCCGGGACCTCGGCGCCCTGGAGGAGGAGATCGCCGCCGCCCGCCGCGAGGCCCGCGCCTCCTTCGGCGACGACACCCTCCTCGTCGAACGGTGGATCGACCGGCCCCGGCACATCGAGATCCAGGTCCTGGCCGACGGGCACGGGAACGTCATCCACCTCGGCGAGCGCGAGTGCTCTCTCCAGCGCCGGCACCAGAAGGTCGTGGAGGAGGCGCCGAGTGTGCTCCTCGACGAGAAGACGCGCGCCGCGATGGGCGAGGCGGCGGTCCAGGCGGCCCGCTCCTGCGGCTACCGGGGCGCGGGCACGGTCGAGTTCATCGTCCCCGGCGGCGACCCCTCGTCGTACTACTTCATGGAGATGAACACCCGCCTCCAGGTCGAACACCCGGTGACCGAGCTGGTGACGGGCCTGGACCTGGTCGAGTGGCAGCTGCGGGTGGCGGCGGGCGAGCCGCTGTCCTTCGGCCAGGAGGACGTACGCCTCACCGGGCACGCCGTGGAGGCCCGCATCTGCGCCGAGGACCCGTCCCGCGGCTTCCTGCCGTCCGGCGGCACGGTGCTGAAGCTCCGCGAACCGCAGGGCGACGGCGTACGGACGGACTCCGGGCTCAGCGAGGGCACGGAGGTCGGGTCGCTGTACGACCCGATGCTGTCCAAGGTGATCGCGTACGGACCAGACCGGGCGACCGCGCTGAGGAGGCTGCGGGCCGCCCTGGCGGAGACGGTGACGCTCGGCGTGCAGACGAACGCCGGGTTCCTGCGACGGCTGCTGGCCCATCCGGCGGTCGTCGCCGGGGAGCTGGACACCGGGCTGGTGGAGCGGGAGGTCGAGGGGCTGCTCGCGGGTGACGTGCCGGAGGAGGTGTACGAGGCGGCGGCGGCCGTACGGCTGTCGGGGCTGACCCCGGTGGCGGACGGCTCCTGGACCGACCCCTTCTCCGTGCCGAGCGGCTGGCGGCTGGGCGGCACCCCGAAGCCCGTCGCCTTCCACCTCCGCGTACAGGACCCCGTGGAGCACGCCCCGCGCGGCACCCACACCGTCACCGACGACCATGTCTCCGTCACCCTCGACGGCGTCCGCCACACGTTCCACCGGGCCGCCGACTGGCTGGGCCGCGACGGCGACGCCTGGCACGTACGCGACCACGACCCGGTGGCGGCCTCGCTCACCGGCGCCGGGGCGGGCGGCGCCGACTCGCTGACCGCGCCGATGCCGGGCACGGTGACGGTGGTGAAGGTGGCCGTCGGGGACGAGGTGACCGCCGGTCAGAGCCTGCTGGTCGTGGAGGCGATGAAGATGGAGCACGTCATCTCCGCACCGCACGCCGGGACGGTCACCGAGCTGGACGTCACCCCCGGCACGACGGTCGCCATGGACCAGGTGCTCGCGGTGATCGCACCCCACGAGGAGGCGGCGGAATGA
- a CDS encoding carboxyl transferase domain-containing protein has translation MHQAPELTSAADPASEAWRANEEAHRTLVEELRGKLGAARLGGGEKARARHTARGKLLPRDRVDTLLDPGSPFLELAPLAADGMYDGQAPAAGVVAGIGRVAGRECVIVANDATVKGGTYYPMTVKKHLRAQEVALENRLPCLYLVDSGGAFLPMQDEVFPDREHFGRIFYNQARMSGAGIPQIAAVLGSCTAGGAYVPAMSDEAVIVRNQGTIFLGGPPLVKAATGEVVTAEELGGGDVHARVSGVTDHLAEDDAHALRIVRTIVSTLPSRGPLPWSVEPAVEPKVDPYGLYGAVPVDSRTPYDVREVIARVVDGSRFAEFKAEFGQTLVTGFARIHGHPVGIVANNGILFSESAQKGAHFIELCDQRGIPLVFLQNISGFMVGRDYEAGGIAKHGAKMVTAVACTRVPKLTVVIGGSYGAGNYSMCGRAYSPRFLWMWPGAKISVMGGEQAASVLATVKRDQLAAQGQEWPAEDEDAFKAPIRAQYERQGNAYYATARLWDDGVIDPLDTRQVLGLALTACANAPLGDPQFGVFRM, from the coding sequence ATGCATCAGGCACCGGAGCTGACGAGCGCGGCAGACCCCGCGTCGGAGGCCTGGCGGGCCAACGAGGAGGCGCATCGCACCCTCGTCGAGGAGCTGCGCGGCAAGCTCGGCGCGGCGCGGCTGGGCGGGGGTGAGAAGGCCCGGGCCCGGCACACCGCGCGCGGCAAGCTGCTGCCCCGGGACCGGGTCGACACCCTCCTCGACCCCGGCTCCCCCTTCCTGGAGCTGGCTCCGCTGGCCGCCGACGGGATGTACGACGGGCAGGCCCCCGCCGCCGGTGTCGTCGCCGGGATCGGCCGGGTCGCGGGGCGCGAGTGCGTGATCGTCGCCAACGACGCGACGGTCAAGGGCGGCACGTACTACCCGATGACCGTGAAGAAGCACCTCCGCGCGCAGGAGGTGGCCCTGGAGAACCGCCTGCCCTGCCTGTATCTCGTCGACTCCGGCGGCGCCTTCCTGCCCATGCAGGACGAGGTCTTCCCCGACCGCGAGCACTTCGGGCGGATCTTCTACAACCAGGCGCGGATGTCGGGCGCGGGGATCCCGCAGATCGCGGCCGTCCTCGGCTCGTGCACGGCCGGCGGGGCGTACGTCCCGGCCATGAGCGACGAGGCGGTGATCGTCCGCAACCAGGGGACGATCTTCCTGGGCGGGCCGCCCCTGGTGAAGGCCGCCACCGGCGAGGTCGTGACCGCCGAGGAGCTGGGCGGCGGCGACGTCCACGCGCGCGTGTCGGGCGTCACCGACCACCTCGCGGAGGACGACGCCCACGCGCTGCGGATCGTCCGGACGATCGTCTCCACCCTCCCGTCCCGAGGACCGCTGCCCTGGTCCGTCGAACCTGCCGTCGAGCCGAAGGTCGACCCGTACGGGCTGTACGGCGCGGTGCCGGTCGACTCGCGCACGCCGTACGACGTGCGGGAGGTCATCGCGCGCGTGGTCGACGGCTCGCGCTTCGCGGAGTTCAAGGCGGAGTTCGGGCAGACGCTGGTCACGGGCTTCGCGCGGATCCACGGCCACCCGGTCGGGATCGTCGCCAACAACGGCATCCTGTTCTCCGAGTCCGCCCAGAAGGGCGCCCATTTCATCGAGCTGTGCGACCAGCGCGGCATCCCGCTCGTCTTCCTGCAGAACATCTCCGGCTTCATGGTCGGCCGGGACTACGAGGCCGGTGGCATCGCCAAGCACGGCGCCAAGATGGTGACGGCGGTCGCCTGCACGCGCGTACCGAAGCTGACGGTCGTGATCGGCGGCTCGTACGGCGCGGGGAACTACTCGATGTGCGGCCGGGCGTACTCACCGCGCTTCCTGTGGATGTGGCCGGGCGCCAAGATCTCGGTGATGGGCGGCGAGCAGGCGGCGTCCGTGCTCGCGACGGTCAAGCGGGACCAGTTGGCGGCGCAGGGCCAGGAATGGCCCGCGGAGGACGAGGACGCCTTCAAGGCGCCCATCCGCGCCCAGTACGAGCGCCAGGGCAACGCCTACTACGCCACCGCCCGCCTCTGGGACGACGGGGTCATCGATCCCCTCGACACCCGCCAGGTGCTGGGACTCGCCCTGACCGCCTGTGCCAACGCGCCGCTGGGCGACCCCCAGTTCGGCGTCTTCCGGATGTGA
- a CDS encoding SACE_7040 family transcriptional regulator has product MATRTDAPTRREQILKEAARLFAERGFHGVGVDEIGAAVGISGPGLYRHFAGKDAMLAELLVGISGQLLTGAKRRLQEADGVAAEAVLDSLIEGHIDFALDDRPLITLHDRELDRLRDSDRKLVRQLQRQYVELWVEVLREVYPALAEPAARSAVHSVFGLLNSTPHLGRPGALPGRATTAALLHRMARGAFAAAEPTTAG; this is encoded by the coding sequence ATGGCCACCAGAACCGACGCCCCGACCCGCCGCGAGCAGATCCTCAAGGAAGCCGCCCGACTCTTCGCCGAGCGCGGCTTCCACGGGGTCGGGGTCGACGAGATAGGAGCGGCCGTCGGCATCAGCGGCCCCGGTCTCTACCGCCACTTCGCGGGCAAGGACGCCATGCTCGCCGAGCTGCTCGTGGGGATCAGCGGGCAGTTGCTGACGGGCGCGAAGCGGCGGCTCCAGGAGGCCGACGGGGTGGCGGCCGAGGCGGTCCTCGACTCGCTCATCGAGGGGCACATCGACTTCGCGCTGGACGACCGCCCCCTGATCACCCTGCACGACCGCGAGCTGGACCGCCTCCGCGACAGCGACCGCAAGCTGGTCCGCCAGCTCCAGCGGCAGTACGTCGAGCTGTGGGTGGAGGTGCTCCGGGAGGTCTACCCGGCCCTGGCGGAGCCCGCGGCCCGCTCGGCGGTGCACTCGGTGTTCGGCCTCCTGAACTCCACACCCCACCTCGGCCGACCGGGGGCCCTGCCCGGCCGGGCGACCACGGCGGCCCTGCTGCACCGGATGGCCCGGGGGGCGTTCGCGGCGGCGGAGCCGACGACCGCCGGGTGA